Within the Deinococcus peraridilitoris DSM 19664 genome, the region CCCCGACGGCAGCGGCAAAATGGACATCAACGGCACGTTCAACGGCAACACCTTCAACGGACGCCACACCACCGCCATCAGCGGTTCCGGCAGTGCCAAAGGCAACGTCACCCTCACCAAAATGACCGCCAGCAGCCACCATTCAACCATCACCACGCAATCGTTCACCGACAGCTTCACCAGCCTCTTCAAGTAATCCAAGCACGAATACCAACGCCATGACGGGCGCTCAAGCGCTCCTCCCCCACAACTAACCAGCCATCCACTTCAACGTCCACCAACCTGGCTTGCCAGGGCATCAGTGGACGCCTGTTTTTACCGTCCCAATGCCAGGCTCGGCCGGCCGAATCGCAAGATGATGCGCCCAGATTCACGCCGTTCCGCCAAGGAGAGAAAACATATGAAACCCTCATTGCTTCGGCCCACGTCGACCGCACTGCTCGGCGCTTCCCTCCTCGTTGCTTGCGGCGCCCCCGGTGCGGTGGGACCGGCTGTCACCACGCTCAGCAGGACGGTGGCCATGCCCGGTGACACCGTCACCCTCACCGGCGTCAACCTCGGCACAAACGGCACCGTCCTGCTCGGCGGAACGACGGCCAGCGTCACGAGCTACACCAACACCAGCGTGACCTTCACAGTTCCCCAAAACGCACGCTGGGCTCACAACGACCTGCAACTCATCACCAACGGGAAAAGCATCACCGCCCCCATGAAACTGTTTGTCGGGCAGGCCATTAATCCCTCCGCGACCACCACCACCGACGTTCAAACCGCCCTCAACGCCCTTCCGGCAGGCGCGGCGCTCCTGCTGGGCCCCAAAGCGTACACGGCCACCAGCGCGCCCCTGTACCTGAACAACCGCAGCCTCTACGGCCAGGGGCAGGACCAAACGAGCGTGAACGGCGACGTCTACCTGCACGCCACCGAACGGAATGTCGTCACGGTCGGGTCCCTCACCCTGACGGGCGACAATTACTACCTGGTCAACGCCGTCAAGGACAGCCCCGCGAGCCTCTCGGCCCTCAGCACGCAACTCTCGCGCGAACGCCAGAATCGCTTTGAGCGGCGCAGGAACCCGCGTTTCACCCTGCCCGCACCCTCGACCGTGCAGTCCCTCGCGCCGGAGGGCCACGACGTCGGCGCGAGCCGCGACCAGTCCCGGCGAGTCAGACCGCACGCACGCGCAGCGGACGTCACGGCACACCGCATCCGCCGAGCCCCGGTAGTCAACGCGGCCGCCCTGAACCAGAATGGCCCGAGCGGCTTCCACTTCCTTGACGTGAGCATCAAGGAGATGAACGCCAGACGCGGGTACCTGGAGAACAACGCGTCCCTCTCCTCTGTCACCGTCACCGACTCCACCATCGAACTGAACGACTACATCAGCCTCGGTGAATCCGGGAATGACCTCACCGTCAAGAACAGCACCCTCAAAAGCCAGGGTGGGCCCGCCAGTGGAGTGGACCTCGAAGCGGGCAGCGGGAACGTCACCATTCACGGCAGCGCCATTTACTCCAGCATGTGGCTCAACGCGTACTCCGAGAGCGGGAACGTCACCATCCAGGACAGCGCGCTGCACAACAGCGCCGCGAACAGCGTCACCTGCCAGACGACACCCGCGTGCTACAGCCTCACGGACGTGGGCAGCAACACCGGCCAGGTCACCATCACGGGCAGCAAGGTGAACGCCACCGACGGTGACAGCAATGACGGGAAACCCACGAACGCCTTCGTGTTCATCGGATCGATCCGCAATCTCACCACCATCGAGAACAACGGGCTCATTCACTCCACCGCGAACCTGCAACTCTACAGTGACAGCAGCAAGACCGAAACTTCCAGCGCACAGCGGGGCAACGATCAGCTGGTGGTGCGCAACAACCAGGAAATCTCCGCAGGAGATGGCGCGGCCAGTCCCGCCAGCCTGCCCGCGTACCTGGGAATCTACAGTCACACTGGCGACGTGACCGTGAGTGGCAACGCGAAGTTGACGTCCAGCAACGGCATGCAGGTGTACACCAAATTCGGGCACGTCAGAATAAACGGTAATCCGGATGTGCGCGTGGATTCCGCCTCAGCCGAGACGGACGCGGGATTCCTGCACGTGTTCACCAGCGGCAACACCCGTGGCGTGTTCAACGACGTCACCTTCAGCGGGAATACCGTGAAGGCGGACGACCAGGTCATCCTCGACGCGGACAACGGCAACGTGACGCTCAGCGCGAACGCCGTGAGCGTGATCGGCAACAGTCACCCGAAATTACAGGTGTACTGCCGGGAAGCGCGGACCTGCACCGTCACGGACAACACCTTGACGGCGAACGCGACAAACGCTTCGACCACCAGCCGCATCGACCTGTTCTTCGATCACTACAGCACCACGGCGGCCAGGCAGAACCATACCGTCACGGGGAACAGCTTCCTGACCCTCGGCTCGGGGTCCTCGTACTTCTACGGCGCGTTCGGCTGGGGTGACGCGACGCTGGGCGCGAACACCTTCAGGAGTTCCGGGAAGGTATACGTGGACGCGTACCAAGCCACGGTGACCGCCACGGACAACACCTTCAACGTATTTGATGGAATGACTGGCCCGAGTGGGAGTGGGTTGAGCCTGGCCGCGTACAAGGGCACGGACGCTGCGCCGAGTGTCATCAACTTTGGCGCGAACACCCTCACGAACGTGGGCAGTGGCGGGGTCAGCAAACACAAGGCGGACGGCGGCCGGAACGACCGCGTCAATGTCGGCGCGAACACTGGCATGCAGTGACCGTCAAGCAACAGGAAGGCCGGAGCAATCCGGCCTTCCTGTTGTGCCGTTCGTATTGGCCCGTCACTTTGGTCGCCGTGGTGACCCCCTGGGAGGTACGTCACGTTCTCCGAATCGCGCTCCTACAACCGCAACCTGCTGCTTCACAACCGGGCGGAACAGTCAATGGCCAGACCAAGACGCCGCTCGCTGCCCTCAGGGTGCAGGGCCGGACAACAGCGTGCGCGTACCCCGTGGCGGTGTCCAGGGCGCGTAAACGAACAAACCGTTCGGTAAGGACCGCGGGTCTCCTGAACTCGAGCAGGAGTCCAGGTTCTTCACCCTGACCCGCGTTCCGTCGAGCGTGAACGTCACACCCCCGACACGACGTGGATGGGTGCGGACGCTGGCCGAACGGGTTGAATGCCATGACGCCCGCCAGGTGGATCAGGCGCTCCGGCTCACTACTCAAACATGAGAGAATCTCGTCAAATCCAAAGATGAAGACTTATTAATCTTTCTGACAGGCATCCCAGGTGGGTCGAATCGCGTGAACACAGCATATTCAGCGAATTCTTAAGATGGCCTTGAAATCGGGGGTCAGTAGATTACCTGGGGAACATGAGTTTTCCGTTTTCTGACTGGAGATGCGAAAAGCTGCAAATACTTTTAATTTTTGTTTAAGTGATGCTTTGTGCAGCCGGAAAGCTGGAGATGTCCTGACCTGGCTGTCACCATATCTGCCTTCTTCCCCGAGATTTATCCATTCAGACTTGCGCGGCAGCAGTCACGCTGTGCGCTGAGGAGAACCCATGTCAAATTCATTGCGCCCCACCCTGACGTTGATCGGCCTGACTGCCTTACTTGCCAGCTGCGGTACCAGCAGCCAGGCGCCTGCATCTCCGTCTGGCACCACTGCACCATCCGTGATCGGCGCCCTGGCGCTGCCGAGTGACGCGCACCCCATACAAGCGACCAGCGCCAGCAGCAGCAACGGTGACCACGCGGTGACCAGCAACGCCTGGGATGATCAGCTCAGCACCTGGTGGGGCGCCGACGGACTCGGAGAGTGGGTCCGCTTTGACCTTGGCAGCGAGAAAACCGTCGATGCCCTGTCCCTCGCCTGGTACCGTGGCGACCAGCGCACCGCCCGCTTTGACATCGAGCTTTCCAGAGACGGCGAAACCTGGAGCAAAGCCAGCGACAACACCAGCAGCAGTGGCCGCAGCCTTGACCTGGAGCGCTACAACATCAACGACCAGAAAGCCCGCTACGTTCGCGTCGTCAATCACGGCAACAGCGAAAACAGCGCGATTGGCATTACCGAAGTGGTCGTACACAGCGCCAGCAGCAACGGTGACGACAAGGGCAGAGACGACACCCCCAGCTCGAGCGGCCAGACGTACTACGTCGACTGCGACAACGGCAACGACAGCGACAATGGCAAAACCAGTGGTGAGGCATGGGCCAGCCTGCACAAAGTCAACCGCAGCGACCTTGATCCTGGCGACCGGTTGCTGCTGAAACGTGGCTGCAGCTGGGCGGGACCACTGAACGCCCACTGGAGCGGGAAAAGTGACGCCCGGATCGTCATCGACGCTTACGGCAGCGGA harbors:
- a CDS encoding IPT/TIG domain-containing protein; amino-acid sequence: MKPSLLRPTSTALLGASLLVACGAPGAVGPAVTTLSRTVAMPGDTVTLTGVNLGTNGTVLLGGTTASVTSYTNTSVTFTVPQNARWAHNDLQLITNGKSITAPMKLFVGQAINPSATTTTDVQTALNALPAGAALLLGPKAYTATSAPLYLNNRSLYGQGQDQTSVNGDVYLHATERNVVTVGSLTLTGDNYYLVNAVKDSPASLSALSTQLSRERQNRFERRRNPRFTLPAPSTVQSLAPEGHDVGASRDQSRRVRPHARAADVTAHRIRRAPVVNAAALNQNGPSGFHFLDVSIKEMNARRGYLENNASLSSVTVTDSTIELNDYISLGESGNDLTVKNSTLKSQGGPASGVDLEAGSGNVTIHGSAIYSSMWLNAYSESGNVTIQDSALHNSAANSVTCQTTPACYSLTDVGSNTGQVTITGSKVNATDGDSNDGKPTNAFVFIGSIRNLTTIENNGLIHSTANLQLYSDSSKTETSSAQRGNDQLVVRNNQEISAGDGAASPASLPAYLGIYSHTGDVTVSGNAKLTSSNGMQVYTKFGHVRINGNPDVRVDSASAETDAGFLHVFTSGNTRGVFNDVTFSGNTVKADDQVILDADNGNVTLSANAVSVIGNSHPKLQVYCREARTCTVTDNTLTANATNASTTSRIDLFFDHYSTTAARQNHTVTGNSFLTLGSGSSYFYGAFGWGDATLGANTFRSSGKVYVDAYQATVTATDNTFNVFDGMTGPSGSGLSLAAYKGTDAAPSVINFGANTLTNVGSGGVSKHKADGGRNDRVNVGANTGMQ